In Helianthus annuus cultivar XRQ/B chromosome 8, HanXRQr2.0-SUNRISE, whole genome shotgun sequence, a single genomic region encodes these proteins:
- the LOC110870467 gene encoding golgin subfamily A member 6-like protein 6 — protein sequence MPTVEKKKKLRTKRKVVQTGVIPRNVRAKKGGATMLEAQNGKSEKHIETSKGPEAEKVQNIEVPEVPEVQTQSIPKVQVQKKVGADDDVVITNVRVSTPPPPLPENPDVAESSKPKKTVLPDLFEGFPNIQGEFKDDILSDEEFDMFHDASVKDLKKKVSILEKEKAKAEADRDELKKQLEELTKVNEEIKSVILKHAKKIKNMEGDVDDNAKLFEQLSLEITDLHFKNKSLNETNQMLHQMLSDLHEVSSNEIKVMKLEVEALRADKAVKEEQLNMLYNVMEDHLGMNVQSIYNNLEIKRVEERRAQREKELAEAATQRKKEIIIETQEAGGSSSQPDVEMVDAKVDQAQSIVLVGEVTSLSYNFDDIIRLVRVEQRKRKLKEPEVMLLRWKEETEEEREQRLKEEELKEALDAVDNYDPSWDDYKEDDDDQESTGLLIVNPSD from the coding sequence ATGCCAAcagttgaaaagaaaaagaaattacGAACAAAGCGCAAAGTAGTTCAAACTGGCGTTATTCCAAGGAACGTCAGAGCAAAGAAAGGAGGCGCTACTATGCTTGAAGCTCAAAACGGCAAAAGTGAGAAGCACATTGAAACTTCAAAGGGTCCTGAAGCTGAAAAAGTTCAAAACATTGAAGTTCCTGAGGTTCCAGAAGTTCAAACACAAAGTATTCCTAAAGTTCAGGTTCAGAAGAAAGTAGGTGCTGAtgatgatgttgttattactAATGTGAGGGTTtctacaccaccaccaccactaccagaAAATCCTGATGTTGCAGAGTCTTCAAAGCCAAAGAAAACTGTTCTTCCAGATCTATTTGAAGGTTTTCCTAACATTCAAGGTGAATTTAAAGATGATATTCTTTCTGAtgaagagtttgatatgtttcaTGATGCATCTGTCAAAGATCTAAAGAAGAAAGTTAGTATTCTTGAGAAGGAAAAAGCCAAGGCAGAGGCTGATCGTGATGAGTTGAAGAAACAACTTGAAGAGTTGACGAAAGTGAATGAAGAAATAAAGTCTGTCATACTCAAACATGCAAAGAAGATAAAGAATATGGAAGGAGATGTGGATGATAATGCAAAGTTATTTGAGCAATTATCATTAGAGATTACTGATCTGCATTTTAAGAACAAGAGcttgaatgaaacaaatcagaTGTTGCATCAAATGTTAAGTGATCTTCATGAAGTGTCTTCAAATGAAATAAAAGTGATGAAGCTGGAAGTTGAAGCTCTTAGGGCTGACAAAGCAGTGAAGGAGGAACAACTTAACATGTTATATAATGTGATGGAAGATCACTTGGGCATGAATGTTCAATCTATTTACAACAACTTGGAGATCAAAAGAGTTGAAGAGCGAAGGGCTCAGAGAGAGAAAGAGTTGGCTGAGGCTGCAActcaaagaaagaaagaaataatCATAGAAACTCAAGAAGCTGGAGGTTCGTCAAGTCAACCTGATGTTGAAATGGTAGATGCTAAAGTTGATCAAGCTCAAAGCATCGTACTTGTTGGTGAAGTTACCTCTCTATCTTACAACTTTGATGATATTATTCGTTTAGTGAGAGTTGAACAACGAAAAAGGAAGTTGAAAGAGCCAGAAGTAATGTTATTACGTTGGAAAGAAGAGACAGAGGAAGAAAGAGAACAAAGATtgaaagaagaagagttgaaagAAGCTCTTGATGCTGTAGATAACTACGACCCTTCATGGGATGATTataaagaagatgatgatgatcaagaGTCAACAGGGCTTTTGATTGTAAATCCCTCTGATTAA